One Pomacea canaliculata isolate SZHN2017 linkage group LG1, ASM307304v1, whole genome shotgun sequence genomic window, gCAATGAAATGAATACAAGAAGGCTCAATGCAAGCAAAGATGTTAGCATATTTTGGAAGATCTAGAATGTCAACGACGGAAATATCTCACATGAATGTCTCCAAAACGAGGAACGAGGCaaaatacatcatgaaaatttgGCTTCAGTGGAATATTCATAAAATTCTGAtagacaaaagacaaagactTTACAGCTAATCGTCCAAGAATTttcttatatatacacacacacgtgcacgcttATTTGTACTAGGAGGTGTTGCTGACCATGGCGTCGATGTCCTCTCTCTTCATGTGCTTGTTGTGGCGGATGTATGTGGGTTTCTTGTTGGTGGGCACTGTGTACAGGCGCTGGACAGTCTGCTCGATCTCGTACTCCGTCATTTTCTGGTAGCCCAGGCCGAACTCCGGCTTGAGGATCGTCCCCCAGGGCTGCTTGCTGCTGCGAGGTCGCACGGAGGACCTGATGGTGGTCATCCTGACGTCGTCCTCACCTCCTCACAAACTCTCAGGCTCACCACGTGGGAAACGAGACAGCAGCAGCGATGACACTGTGGAGGTGAGAGCAGAGTTTATTGCCAGAAATAGGTCAGAAGATGAAATCACATTTGTAACTTGAGGTTTAGCACTGGGACAGAGCGATTCGGCATTTAGTCAAACGTTCACTCATCTTCTTTAAAGACAAATTATAGGAAGACGGCAAATACTTTCATGTCCTGACAATGATAGAATGACAAATGTAGTGATAGAGTGTTTTCACAGAGTGTACAGTAAGAGTGTGGAAGACGGGTCTGTGTCTTACAATTATGGCTTTACATGAAACACAGGACTGAACGCTACAGTCAGTGCttgacatcaaaaacaaaatgtacattatAAAGACatcagactgttgacactagACTCTCTTAGAGACAAGCGACGTCCTTCACACAGAGACAAGGGGAATGAGTGCACGCGAAAacaagattatttattttttatttattatgtgcCCCTCCCACGTCACCTCACGAcagctttgtttacttgttacCACACACCAACTGACATATTTCTGTTACACCTTCCTGGTGTAGAGGGAAAGACGGGCAGAAACAACAGACCTGCATGTACAAGTCCTACTACTAGTGGAAACATAGTGTGCCGGCGCGAGATCAAAGGAGACGAACCTATTGTAAACAACGAGTCACCGAGGTAACCACACAGCCaccaaatacaaaaatcaaTCACCACGTCTTCCTCTCACCTGGACAGAGAATTATTGTCGACTTTGAACTTACCGACAGACGTGGAGACGTCCGTAAGCTGGTTGGCGCTCGTGTTGTTTGAAGTGTGTTGACAAGAGAAAGGTTTGTTGTGTGGAGTAGAGTCAGTCACTGAAGCTGTTgccaacaccacacacacctggGGTGCAGCCACCCACCTGTCCCACCCGACGCCGGACGGCTGCCAACGAACACTGGAGGTCCCCAGGCTTGGCGACGCAGTCTTGCTGTAGACGTTGGCATTTCTTACTACGTGTACTCACttctttcagtttatttatctGCTCGTCGAGATTAGAGaacagggggagggggaaatgtAAATCACTTTGCCAGCAAATCACCCACCCGTCTGTTACTTTACCCTGGAGTGGAATTCATTCTCTGGCCAAGGGCAGGGAGTATATGCCTTCCCGAGGACCCGATGATCGAGTTGATTTACTTCacccgttctctctctctctgtatgtgtgtgtgagagagagagagagcgaatgAGAAGTGATCAATAGCCCTGTAAATGCAGGCGATAGTGTGGGTAGAAATTCGATCTAATCGGTGAACTGATATCGCTCTCTCTCGGGGGTGCCTTTGATAGCCAGTCTTATAAACTGCGCAAAGAAAgctagtgagtgagtgagcactGAGCAGGTGAGTCACTGAGCGAGTCAGTGTAAGTGCAAGTGAGTTAGCGAGTGTGACAGAGAGACTGGAGGAGACTATGGCGTCTCTCTATCACAGGTCCACAGGTCGGTCAGGCCGCTTCACATCAAGATTCCGTGCAAACGGCCGACTGATGTAGTGGGGGGAAGGCCGGTAGAGTGTAGTAGtcagaaactcagggttcaaatctcgtctcgg contains:
- the LOC112574541 gene encoding uncharacterized protein LOC112574541, whose amino-acid sequence is MTTIRSSVRPRSSKQPWGTILKPEFGLGYQKMTEYEIEQTVQRLYTVPTNKKPTYIRHNKHMKREDIDAMLERLTKVEKDKIPERDRRVSFVNLSGHGCSLLLCLERL